A single Cucumis melo cultivar AY chromosome 4, USDA_Cmelo_AY_1.0, whole genome shotgun sequence DNA region contains:
- the LOC103486864 gene encoding bZIP transcription factor 17-like has translation MPDPFHLVSPSDQNPNSTSYASEFDSLPIPPLDSLFFSDPNHDGPGDPFLYSTALDLGFDENDDFELTFDDLDDLCLPSEADDFLISDNLDHPTNSPHLSPDVPLKDDSSVPLCSPAGSPGSGSSAVSCQQSPDDRKFLNYESSKLGTADSECFSTGSGGWDSKGSRMVNSRSPELGDHEFSGGPASSQGSGSGVSEGMNCPSSNAECYDVIVDQKVKSEEVGKNCMTKRKKEQDEGNGDFRSAKYQRSSVSAEATNPQLGSCSINEDDEKRKARLMRNRESAQLSRQRKKHYVEELEDKVRNMHSTIAELNSKISYMMAENAGLRQQLSGSGMCQPPPPGMFPHPSMPPMPPMPYSWMPCAPYVVKPQGSQVPLVPIPRLKPQQPIPVARGKKTESKKTEGRTKKAASVSFLGLLFFIMVFGGLVPLANDRFGNVGVVPGKLSFIGDNRLYNRNQGRVLRVDEHSNLSDGVNVGTHCGKSGTLNRLQCERIYRKGRDLNFDQRGKESQHLNDSDESVKLRNASEPLVASLYVPRNDKLVKIDGNLIIHSFLASEKAMASRRASDTDKARETGLAIPRDLSPALTIPNIRALPSRPANRDHKKATAVDGKLQQWFREGLAGPMLSSGLCTEVFQFDVSSTAPGAIVPASSLVNTSRTHRKNGTHLNKGKNRRILGGLPVPLSRSNFNITEEPARNPHKDNFPGNNNKTASSMVVSVLIDPREAGDSEVDGVITPKSLSRIFVVVLLDSVKYVTYSCVLPRSGPHLVST, from the exons ATGCCTGACCCTTTTCACCTTGTTTCCCCCTCCGATCAAAACCCTAATTCCACTTCTTACGCTTCCGAATTTGACTCCCTCCCAATTCCCCCTCTCGACTCTCTGTTTTTTTCCGATCCCAATCACGACGGTCCCGGCGACCCTTTTCTCTATTCCACTGCCTTAGATTTGGGTTTCGACGAAAATGACGACTTCGAGCTCACCTTTGATGATCTCGACGACCTTTGCCTCCCTTCCGAGGCTGACGATTTCCTCATCTCTGATAATTTGGATCACCCTACCAATTCCCCGCACTTATCTCCTGATGTTCCACTCAAGGATGATTCTAGTGTTCCCCTTTGCAGCCCTGCAGGCTCTCCAGGATCAGGGAGCTCTGCGGTCTCTTGCCAGCAATCTCCCGATGATCGTAAGTTTCTGAACTATGAATCTTCCAAATTGGGGACGGCGGATAGCGAGTGTTTTTCGACTGGTTCTGGTGGATGGGATTCTAAAGGTTCGAGGATGGTGAATTCTCGTTCCCCGGAGCTTGGTGATCATGAATTCTCAGGCGGCCCAGCGTCGTCTCAGGGATCGGGTTCGGGCGTATCAGAAGGAATGAATTGCCCATCTTCTAACGCAGAATGTTATGATGTTATTGTCGATCAGAAGGTTAAATCAGAGGAAGTGGGGAAGAACTGCATGACGAAGAGGAAGAAAGAACAGGATGAAGGGAACGGGGATTTTAGATCTGCTAAGTATCAAAGGTCATCTGTATCCGCAGAAGCTACCAATCCCCAATTGGGTTCCTGTTCTATAAATGAGGATGATGAGAAGCGGAAGGCGAGGTTGATGAGGAATCGAGAGAGTGCGCAACTTTCAAGGCAGAGGAAAAAGCATTATGTAGAGGAGTTGGAGGATAAAGTTAGGAACATGCATTCAACCATTGCTGAATTGAATAGCAAGATATCGTATATGATGGCTGAGAATGCAGGCTTGAGACAGCAGCTGAGTGGTAGTGGTATGTGTCAACCTCCTCCTCCTGGTATGTTTCCACATCCTTCAATGCCTCCAATGCCTCCAATGCCTTATTCGTGGATGCCATGTGCTCCTTATGTTGTTAAGCCACAAGGGTCTCAGGTCCCTCTGGTTCCAATTCCTAGATTAAAGCCCCAACAACCTATTCCTGTAGCTAGGGGAAAAAAGACTGAGAGTAAGAAAACTGAGGGACGAACTAAGAAGGCTGCCAGTGTTAGTTTTCTGGGCCTGTTGTTCTTTATTATGGTTTTTGGTGGTTTGGTTCCTTTAGCGAATGACAGATTTGGAAATGTTGGAGTAGTTCCTGGTAAGTTGTCATTTATTGGTGATAATAGGTTATACAATCGGAATCAGGGTAGGGTTTTGAGAGTCGATGAACATTCCAATTTATCCGATGGTGTGAATGTTGGAACTCATTGTGGGAAGTCTGGTACTTTGAACCGTTTACAATGTGAGAGAATTTATAGGAAAGGGCGAGACTTGAACTTCGATCAACGAGGAAAGGAGTCTCAGCATTTAAATGATTCAGATGAGTCAGTTAAGCTTCGAAATGCCAGCGAACCTCTTGTTGCTTCTTTATACGTTCCGAGGAATGACAAATTAGTGAAGATCGACGGAAACTTGATAATTCATTCTTTCCTAGCTAGCGAGAAAGCTATGGCCTCTCGCAGGGCGTCTGATACCGACAAGGCTAGGGAGACTGGCCTCGCAATTCCTAGAGATCTTAGTCCAGCCCTTACTATTCCAAACATCAGGGCACTTCCTTCTCGTCCAGCTAACAGGGACCACAAGAAGGCAACTGCGGTTGATGGTAAACTCCAACAGTGGTTCCGTGAAGGTCTTGCAG GACCAATGTTGAGTTCTGGCTTGTGCACCGAAGTGTTCCAGTTCGACGTTTCATCAACAGCTCCAGGAGCAATAGTTCCAGCATCTTCCCTTGTCAATACATCTAGAACACATCGTAAGAACGGTACTCATCTTAACAAGGGAAAGAACAGGAGAATCCTCGGTGGTCTTCCAGTTCCCCTAAGTAGATCAAACTTCAACATCACAGAAGAACCTGCTAGAAACCCACACAAAGACAACTTTCCAGGTAACAATAATAAAACAGCTTCGTCCATGGTAGTTTCTGTGCTCATTGATCCAAGAGAAGCTGGGGACAGTGAAGTTGACGGTGTGATTACGCCTAAGTCTCTTTCGAGAATATTTGTGGTCGTGTTGCTTGACAGTGTCAAGTACGTCACATATTCATGTGTTCTCCCACGCTCGGGTCCTCATCTCGTGTCTACTTAA
- the LOC103486863 gene encoding probable mediator of RNA polymerase II transcription subunit 26b produces the protein MAAKSGSLDSWRNYFRNANSDIFGIIDYAILVAASDCPKEFRLRRDRIAEQLFSCRLTRCLGCDRVELAVAGDIDGGETGFKSDFAGDGCEFEAGGSKESKVYSSRDDIGEMNCNRVSNFSFGEAEALTDEIEQESQIVGEVLRIKEILNNFEDESDSVLFESLRRLELMALSVDTLQATEIGKAVNCLRKHGSKRIRHLARVLIMEWKDMVDVWVQATAAVQGAEVTPDSKSKSAAVKEEDDYEEEGLPSPPLDEAAFFTTQPTSMELSQFFDGMDDDGNPRNSGDFVKYRNNVRKTSNGNQNPTRCNQQTTREVNVLSKENKTQMKEQVVKPNNKPSSNTNSGLLRQQKLSTEQKDNHEKFQRKLEKPTIPKRNQQDNFKCSDEVAVQVKLEATKRKLQESYQQAENAKKQRTIQVMELHDLPKQGIGHRNPHLKSGGFNRHWTNGRR, from the exons ATGGCTGCCAAGTCTGGGTCCCTTGATTCCTGGAGGAATTACTTCCGGAATGCGAATTcggatatttttggtattatcGATTACGCAATTTTGGTGGCGGCTTCCGATTGTCCTAAGGAGTTCAGGTTGAGGAGAGATCGAATTGCAGAGCAGTTGTTCTCTTGCCGATTGACTCGTTGTTTGGGCTGTGACCGAGTGGAGCTGGCGGTGGCCGGAGACATCGACGGAGGTGAAACGGGTTTCAAGAGCGATTTCGCCGGAGATGGGTGTGAGTTTGAGGCTGGTGGGAGCAAAGAGAGCAAGGTTTATAGTAGTAGAGATGATATAGGGGAGATGAATTGCAACCGGGTTAGTAATTTTAGCTTTGGTGAAGCTGAAGCATTGACTGATGAAATTGAGCAAGAATCTCAGATTGTAGGAGAGGTTTTGAGGATCAAAGAGATTCTTAATAATTTTGAAGATGAG TCTGATTCGGTGTTGTTTGAATCACTTAGAAGACTTGAATTGATGGCTCTATCAGTTGATACTTTGCAG GCAACTGAGATTGGCAAAGCTGTTAATTGTCTTCGAAAGCATGGATCAAAGCGCATCCGCCATCTTGCTCGAGTTCTTATCAT GGAGTGGAAAGACATGGTGGACGTGTGGGTACAAGCTACAGCTGCTGTTCAAG GTGCAGAGGTCACACCGGATTCCAAAAGCAAGTCTGCTGCggtaaaagaagaagatgattatGAAGAAGAAGGCCTTCCCTCGCCTCCTTTAGATGAAGCTGCATTTTTTACCACTCAGCCCACATCTATGGAGCTCTCACAA TTCTTTGATGGCATGGACGATGATGGAA ATCCTCGAAATAGTGGGGACTTCGTCAAGTACCGCAATAATGTGAGAAAAACTTCAAATGGCAATCAAAACCCTACAAGGTGTAACCAACAAACCACTCGAGAGGTTAATGTGCTTTCTAAGGAAAATAAGACTCAAATGAAGGAACAAGTTGTGAAGCCAAATAATAAGCCATCCTCAAACACAAATTCTGGGCTTTTGAGGCAACAGAAGCTAAGCACAGAACAGAAGGACAACCATGAGAAGTTCCAGCGCAAATTGGAAAAACCTACAATCCCAAAGAGGAATCAGCAAGAT AACTTCAAGTGCTCGGATGAGGTTGCAGTTCAAGTGAAGCTAGAAGCTACAAAAAGGAAACTCCAAGAGAGTTACCAACAAGCTGAAAACG CCAAGAAGCAGCGTACAATACAGGTTATGGAATTACACGATCTTCCCAAGCAAGGAATTGGCCATAGAAATCCACACCTAAAATCTGGAGGCTTCAACCGGCATTGGACAAATGGGCGGCGTTAG